In Candidatus Eisenbacteria bacterium, the sequence GCTGGCCCTGGTAGCGGGCCGCGATTCGGAATGGAGACGAAGCGTCGGGGTCCAAGAACGGGATGTCCGTCGAGAGCAGGTCCGGACCAAATCCATCCGTCCAGAACATGGACTCGACGTTCTCGGACGGCGTGCCAACCGAGCTGTTGGGCCACGGCATGATGAACGAATTCTGCTCGAGATGGATCGTGTCCAGGAACGAGGTCGGCATCGCGGGCGAAGGATCCGAGATTACCCCCGAAATCGAGTCGGGCACCGCGGCGGACGCGGCGGTCCACGTGAGCCAGTACACGTTGGCGTATGCGTACCGGTTCTCGATCGAGAGCGGGCCGACGCGGTCCCGGAGGTTTCGCGCATAGAAGGTGATCGCGTCACCCGAGTCGAATACCCCGTTCGCGTTCGCGTCGCGCGTCACGACCGGGATCGGCGTCGAGGTGGCGCTGTCCCCCACGTCGTCGTAGCCCCGCTCCCACACCCCGATCTGCGAGATCGACACCCCCGCGGGAAAACCCGCCGCGGCCATCGAGGCGTAGCTCACCGAGCTCCACCCGGTCGTCGTGACCGAGATCCGGAACTCCGGATTTGCCGCGCCGGCGCGCCGAGGCGCGCGCGAGGGCAACCGCGCTGGCTGCGCGCCGACCGTCGTCCGCCTCGGGAATCGACGCGCGGATTCGTAGTTTCCCAGCATTGTGCGCTGGACGTGCTGCCAGACGCCGACGTCCGCCCCGGGCCGCACCGCCGGCCGGAGCTTCAGCTCCCGTGCGGTCGCCTGGACGAAATCCACGCGAAGCGTCATCCGCTTTAGCACCGAGAATCGCTTGTGCCCGGGGTCGTAGCGCACCGCCCGCACGATCGCGGGCATCATCCAGGAGTCCCCGAGCGGACCACCCTCGCCCAGCGTCACCGCGTCCCTGGGCCAGATCTCCCCGCGACCGTAGATCGCCGGATCGGGGTCGTAGCGCTCCTCGCTCACGGGCCCGGTCTTGGGATCGTCCGCCACGAACCGCTGCTTCATCACCGGAAGCGGGGGCGGCAGGCCGGCCCGCTCCTCCCAGTCGGCGGAGATCACGCGCGCCCGCGCGCTCATCCCATCGGGGACGCCCACCGGGATCATCATCGTGGGAAGGGAGGGGCGGCCCGGCTCATCGGCCGCGTAGGCGCCGGGCATCGACACCCGCACGTACCGCGCGCCGTCGGCGGAAGTGCTGTCAAAGCGCGCCGGCGGAGGCGTGATCTCGAACGTGGCGCCGCGCGCGTCCTGCGCCACCGCGCGAACCGAAGCCCCGGCGGCGAACGAGAGCGTCGCCGGGAAGGCGAGCGAGAGGACGGCGATAGAAACCAGCCGTCGCGCGATGGGGTGGATGTGCGGGGTCCCTTTCGTGAGTGATTCGGCGGGCCTCGTGGACCCGGCATTATAGGAACCGGGCGGAAAAGGCGTCAAGGCCGGACCCCCTCGTTTGACACTCTTGGACGGCGGGTGCTAGACTTCGGCCATCGAGCCGCTACGCCCTGCTACCGATCAGCTAAGAATTCGAGCGTCGCGGATCTTGGGGCCGTTCGTGCTCCTGTCCGCGCTGCTGCTCCTTGCATCCTCCGACACGCCTCTTCCAGCCCAACCCCACGAGCGCTTCATCATTGTGGGCTTCGATGGAATGGATCCCGGCGTCGCCGAGCGTCTCATCGCGCACGGGAAGCTTCCCAATCTCGCCCGGATGCAAAGGCACGGCGCCATGCGCGCGCTCCGCACGACGAATCCCGCGCAGTCCCCGGTCGCTTGGTCCGCGTTCTCGACCGGATCGAACCCCGGCAAGACCCGAATCTACGACTTCCTGAAGCGTAACCCCGCGACCTACTACCCCGATTTCTCGACCGTGACGGTCCGCCGGGGGCAGTTCGCGCTGGGATTCATCCCGACACGGGCCCCGGCGGTCATCAACAACCGTCGGGGAACCACCTTCTGGCAGATCGCCTCCTCCCGAGGGATAAGAACAGCCGTGCTCGAGGCCCCCATCAACTTCCCGCCCGAGAAGCTACAAACCGGCGTACTCCTCTCCGGGCTCGGGGTTCCCGATATCCGGGGTACGATGGGCACCTTTTCCTATTTCGCGACCGACGCGACGGGGGCCGCCGACACCGAGATGGGGGGGAAAATCGCCCGCCTCGCGCTCGATTCCAACGGGAGGTCCCGCTCGGTCGTCCACGGCCCGCGCAATCCCTTCGCGGGACGCGACCGGGAAGGGCGGATTCCCGACCTCACGATCCCGGTCGAGTTTCAGCGGGTGAACAAGAACGCGGTCCGGATCGCGCTCGCGGGGCAGGTCCGCACGGTCGGGCAAGGGCAGTGGAGCGACTGGTATACGATCCAGTTCCACATCGCGCCTCTGGTCGCGGTTCGGGGGATCGCGCGATTCCACGTCATCGAGGCTTTCCCCGAGCTTCGGGTCTACCTCTCGCCGATCAATCTCGACCCCCGCAGGCCCCCCATTCCCATCTCGAGCCCGCCGGCTTACAGCGCGCAGCTCGCTCGAAAGCTCGGCCTCTACAAAACGCTCGGCTGGCCCGAGGACACATGGGCCCTGAACGAGGAGAAGATCGACGAGAACGTCTTCCTGCAAGACCTGAACTACTCCTTCGACCGCCAGCGCGCGCTCGTGCTGGACGCGATTCAATCGATGAATCCCGACCTCTTCGTGACCGTGTTTCAATCCACGGACAAGGTGCAGCACATGTTCTGGAGGCTCATCGATCCGGAGCATCCGATGTACAACCGCCGGCTCGCGGCCCGCTACGGCGGAGCGATCGACCGAGTGTACATGCGGGCGGATTCCCTCGTGGGTACGCTGCTCGAGCGCTGCAAGGACGGCCGAACCACCCTCCTCGTCTGCTCCGACCACGGCTTTGCGAGCTTCCGCAAGGCGGTGAACATCAACACCTGGCTCGTGCGGAACGGCTACATGACGCTCTCCAAGCTGGACCCCGTCCGCGATCGCAACCTGGAGGACCTCTTCGGACGCGGCACGTTCTGGCCCAACGTGGACTGGAGCAAGACGCGCGCGTACGCGCTCGCCCTGGGGCAGATCTACGTGAATCTCCAGGGACGCGAGCGGCTCGGGATCGTGCCGCCCGGGCGGGCGTACAACGAGCTGCGGGAGGAGCTGGTGAAGAAATTTGGAGCCCTGCGCGATCCCGACACGGGGGAGGGGGTCGTGCGCAAGGTATATACAAGAGAAGAGCTCTACCGCGGACCGTACTTCGACGAGGCTCCCGACCTGGTGGTGGGGTTTGAGCGCGGGTATCGCGTTTCGTGGCAGACCTCGCTCGGGGGCATCCCACCCCAAGTCATCGAGTGGAACGAGAGGCGCTGGAGCGCCGATCACTGCTCGGTGGACCCCGGCCTCGTACCCGGCGTACTGTTTTCGAGCAGGCCGCTGGATGCGGCGTCCCCCGCGATCATCGACATCGCGCCGAGCGTGCTCAGGCGGTTGGGTGTCACCCCTCCCGCGACCATGGACGGCGGCGATCTGGGGCTTCGCTAGGGCCGCCCTGCGGGGGTCACTTGGCGCATCGGAAGCTGTCCCTGTACTGGGAGCTTGCCCGCCCGTTCACGCTCATCGCCCCGGCGCTGGGAATGTTCACGGGCAGCGTGATCGCGCTTGGGGCGCACCCGCCCGTCCCTCTCGCGCCGTGGATCGCCGTGAAGATCGCGCTCGGGACCCTGATGGCGGCGGTCCTGAACGCGGCCTCGAACGTCCTGAATCAGGTCACGGACCTCGAAGCGGACGCGATCAACAAGCCCGCCCGGCCGCTTCCATCGGGCCGCGTGAGCGCCACGGAGGCGGTCCAGCTCTCTGGATGGCTCTACATCGTCGCGTTCCTCCTGGCAGTCCCGGTCGGCCCCCAGTGCACCCTTCTCGCCGGAACCGCTGCGACGCTCACGGTCGCTTACTCGGCGCCGCCTCTCCGCTGGAAATCGGTCCCTTACCTCGCGAACCTCGTGATCGCGATTCCACGGGGGCTCTTGCTCAAGGTCGCGGGCTGGTCGTGTGTGCGCGACTTCGGGCGGCTCGAGCCTTGGTACATTGGCGCGATCTTCGGCCTCTTCCTGCTGGGTGCCACGACGACCAAAGACTTTGCCGATCAGAAAGGGGACGCCGCGGCGGGCTTCCGCACCCTCCCGGTCTTGCATGGAGCGCGGCGCGCGGCCTGGATCATCGCCCCCTTCCTCGTGCTCCCCTTCCTGCTCATCCCCTATGGAATCGCGCACGGGTACCTGAGTGGGAATCGGGTAGTCCTCTACGGCCTTACCGCGCTCATGTGTGCCTGGGGGGCGTACGTCGTCTATCTCATGGTTCGCAGACCGGACGATCTCGCCCGGACCGAAAACCACCCGTCCTGGACCCACATGTACGTGATGATGTTCCTGGCCCAGATCGGCTTCGCGCTCGCGTACGTCATTCGGCCCTGACCGCCCCTGGCGCAACGCGGGCGAACATGAAAGGGCGGTGCCTTTCGGCACCGCCCCGATATCCGGCCAGACCTGGGGGGGATGGTTTCGCTAGTTCGGGCCGGCGTTGCCCACGTTGCATCTGTGGCCGCCCAGAAGCGTGTGCCCGTTCCAGAAGTTCTTGTCGAAGGAGTCGACCCTCGTGTCGCCTCGGTTGACATAGTCCGCGAAGTACTTGTAC encodes:
- a CDS encoding nucleotide pyrophosphatase; translated protein: MLLSALLLLASSDTPLPAQPHERFIIVGFDGMDPGVAERLIAHGKLPNLARMQRHGAMRALRTTNPAQSPVAWSAFSTGSNPGKTRIYDFLKRNPATYYPDFSTVTVRRGQFALGFIPTRAPAVINNRRGTTFWQIASSRGIRTAVLEAPINFPPEKLQTGVLLSGLGVPDIRGTMGTFSYFATDATGAADTEMGGKIARLALDSNGRSRSVVHGPRNPFAGRDREGRIPDLTIPVEFQRVNKNAVRIALAGQVRTVGQGQWSDWYTIQFHIAPLVAVRGIARFHVIEAFPELRVYLSPINLDPRRPPIPISSPPAYSAQLARKLGLYKTLGWPEDTWALNEEKIDENVFLQDLNYSFDRQRALVLDAIQSMNPDLFVTVFQSTDKVQHMFWRLIDPEHPMYNRRLAARYGGAIDRVYMRADSLVGTLLERCKDGRTTLLVCSDHGFASFRKAVNINTWLVRNGYMTLSKLDPVRDRNLEDLFGRGTFWPNVDWSKTRAYALALGQIYVNLQGRERLGIVPPGRAYNELREELVKKFGALRDPDTGEGVVRKVYTREELYRGPYFDEAPDLVVGFERGYRVSWQTSLGGIPPQVIEWNERRWSADHCSVDPGLVPGVLFSSRPLDAASPAIIDIAPSVLRRLGVTPPATMDGGDLGLR